A region of Sesamum indicum cultivar Zhongzhi No. 13 linkage group LG7, S_indicum_v1.0, whole genome shotgun sequence DNA encodes the following proteins:
- the LOC105167012 gene encoding laccase-12, whose amino-acid sequence MEALRSKYSNPFSSFFFFYFFSAVFLIFHALPTADAKTHYHDFVVQATPVKRLCKTHNAITVNGMYPGPTLEVNNGDTLVVNVVNRARYNVTIHWHGVRQIRTGWADGPDFVTQCPIRPGGSYTYRFTIQGQEGTLWWHAHSSWLRATVYGALIIRPKEGESYPFPKPKRETSLLLGEWWDANPVDVVRQATRTGAAPNVSDAYTINGQPGDLYNCSSKETITVPVDSGETNLLRVVNSALNQQLFFKVANHKLTVVGADASYVKPFTTSVLMLGPGQTTDVLITADQPPARYYIAARAYASAQGAPFDNTTTTAILEYESAGCPAKCVVKPVMPAMPAFNDTATATAFTTRFRSPRRVPVPNNIDHNLFFTVGLGLNNCPPGARPRNCQGPNGTRFAASMNNVSFVLPSNFSLLQAHQQGIPGVFTTDFPANPPVQFDYTGNVSRSLWQPVRGTKVYKLKYGETVQLVLQGTSIFTAENHPIHLHGFDFYIIAEGFGNFNPSRDTAKFNLVDPPLRNTASLPVGGWTVIRFVADNPGVWLLHCHLDVHITWGLAMAFLVENGVGELQTLEPPPADLPVC is encoded by the exons ATGGAGGCATTGAGAAGCAAATACAGCAACCCTTTTagctctttcttcttcttctacttcTTCTCCGCTGTCTTTCTGATCTTTCATGCATTGCCCACGGCGGATGCAAAAACGCACTACCATGATTTTGTT GTGCAAGCGACTCCAGTGAAGAGGCTGTGCAAAACCCACAACGCGATAACGGTGAATGGGATGTATCCAGGGCCGACGTTGGAAGTGAACAACGGCGACACTCTGGTGGTCAATGTTGTTAACAGAGCTCGTTACAATGTAACTATTCATTG GCATGGAGTGCGTCAAATAAGAACTGGATGGGCTGATGGACCAGATTTTGTGACTCAATGCCCTATAAGACCAGGAGGGAGTTACACATACCGGTTTACAATCCAGGGGCAAGAAGGCACACTCTGGTGGCATGCCCACAGCTCGTGGCTGCGAGCCACCGTGTATGGTGCTTTGATCATCCGCCCTAAAGAAGGAGAATCATATCCTTTCCCCAAGCCAAAACGGGAAACTTCCCTTCTTCTTG GTGAATGGTGGGACGCGAACCCCGTTGATGTTGTGAGACAAGCCACAAGAACAGGAGCAGCCCCTAATGTTTCTGATGCTTACACGATTAATGGACAACCTGGTGATTTATACAATTGCTCCAGCAAAG AGACGATAACCGTGCCAGTGGATTCCGGAGAGACAAATCTTCTCAGGGTTGTTAATTCTGCGCTCAATCAACAGCTTTTCTTCAAAGTTGCTAATCATAAGCTTACGGTGGTTGGAGCTGATGCCTCATACGTGAAACCCTTCACCACCTCAGTCCTCATGCTCGGACCAGGCCAGACCACTGATGTACTTATAACTGCTGATCAGCCACCCGCCAGGTACTACATCGCTGCACGAGCCTATGCCAGCGCTCAAGGAGCACCTTTCGATAATACCACCACCACAGCCATTCTTGAATATGAATCTGCTGGTTGCCCCGCCAAATGTGTAGTGAAACCCGTTATGCCTGCAATGCCAGCATTTAATGACACAGCCACCGCAACTGCCTTCACCACCAGGTTCAGAAGCCCAAGACGAGTGCCTGTACCCAACAACATTGATCACAATCTGTTTTTCACGGTTGGTCTGGGACTCAACAATTGCCCCCCTGGTGCCAGGCCTAGAAACTGTCAGGGCCCAAACGGAACTCGATTTGCTGCTAGCATGAACAATGTGTCTTTTGTGCTCCCATCCAACTTTTCCTTGCTGCAAGCACATCAGCAAGGTATACCTGGAGTTTTCACGACAGATTTTCCAGCAAACCCACCAGTGCAATTTGATTACACTGGTAACGTGAGCCGATCCCTTTGGCAACCTGTTCGGGGTACTAAGGTGTACAAGTTAAAATATGGGGAAACAGTGCAGTTGGTGTTGCAGGGAACAAGCATCTTCACAGCTGAAAACCACCCAATTCATCTTCATGGTTTTGATTTCTATATAATTGCTGAAGGCTTTGGAAATTTCAATCCAAGCAGAGATACAGCCAAATTTAATCTCGTGGATCCACCTCTCCGGAATACGGCAAGTTTACCCGTTGGTGGGTGGACAGTGATCAGATTTGTCGCTGACAATCCAG GGGTCTGGCTGCTGCACTGTCACTTGGATGTCCACATTACCTGGGGTTTGGCAATGGCTTTCCTGGTGGAAAATGGTGTTGGTGAACTGCAAACATTAGAGCCCCCCCCAGCTGATCTTCCCGTCTGTTAG